In one Brevibacillus composti genomic region, the following are encoded:
- a CDS encoding DUF6042 family protein: MQTIREVRGNNEDGVVIPSSYTANGWSNVLPHEMNVLFHALCYAVKEGESKAQMREMLDSFAGLKGTFAEPTEDMFKSKEDFEGYVNVLERHKRVIVRSGYEYPTSREEALALFEKWGILLDQGDVWDIPIYPFPDAMEMFDLTDEEKLALAYVKLEALIHPIFSRLVLALHERDDEVFHLSKADLKQMLNTNDAMLTEVLIKLTPYLEEPIENMLEIPDDQPMTFSVVWERIYEDFLGQQYSSNVQ; encoded by the coding sequence ATGCAGACAATTAGAGAGGTCCGGGGCAACAACGAAGACGGAGTTGTGATCCCAAGCTCCTATACAGCCAATGGGTGGTCCAACGTGCTGCCGCATGAGATGAACGTGCTGTTCCACGCATTGTGCTACGCAGTCAAGGAAGGCGAAAGCAAGGCGCAGATGAGAGAAATGTTGGACAGCTTCGCAGGGCTGAAAGGCACGTTTGCCGAACCGACCGAAGACATGTTCAAAAGCAAAGAGGATTTTGAAGGCTATGTCAATGTTTTGGAAAGACACAAGCGCGTGATTGTTCGCTCTGGTTACGAGTATCCGACATCTCGTGAAGAAGCGCTCGCTCTGTTTGAAAAATGGGGTATCTTGCTGGATCAGGGCGACGTTTGGGACATCCCGATTTATCCATTCCCTGACGCGATGGAGATGTTTGATCTGACCGACGAAGAGAAGCTGGCTTTGGCTTATGTCAAGCTGGAAGCGCTGATCCACCCGATTTTCAGCCGTCTGGTGCTCGCGCTTCATGAGCGCGACGACGAAGTGTTCCACTTGTCCAAAGCGGATTTGAAACAGATGCTGAACACCAACGACGCGATGCTGACAGAAGTGCTGATCAAGCTGACGCCGTATCTCGAAGAGCCGATCGAAAATATGCTGGAAATTCCGGACGACCAACCGATGACGTTTTCCGTGGTGTGGGAGCGTATTTACGAAGATTTTCTTGGACAACAGTACTCTTCCAACGTGCAATAA
- a CDS encoding F0F1 ATP synthase subunit epsilon, whose protein sequence is MSKMTVEVVTPERVVFSGEATMVIARGVQGELGIMPNHMPLVTPLKIAPVRVKTEGDKEVVLAVSGGFMEVRRDKVTILAETAERPEDIDVNRAKAARERAEKRLNERHPDLDVRRAEYALQRALTRMQVSGK, encoded by the coding sequence GTGAGTAAGATGACAGTGGAAGTCGTAACTCCTGAACGGGTTGTATTCAGCGGTGAAGCCACAATGGTCATTGCGCGTGGCGTGCAAGGCGAGCTCGGTATCATGCCGAACCACATGCCGCTGGTGACCCCGTTGAAGATCGCGCCTGTTCGAGTGAAGACAGAAGGCGACAAAGAAGTGGTGCTGGCTGTAAGCGGCGGTTTCATGGAAGTTCGTCGCGACAAGGTGACCATCTTGGCGGAGACGGCCGAAAGACCGGAGGATATCGATGTCAATCGCGCCAAGGCCGCAAGAGAGCGCGCCGAGAAGCGACTGAACGAGCGGCATCCCGATCTGGATGTGCGTCGTGCCGAATACGCATTGCAGCGTGCGCTTACGCGTATGCAAGTTTCCGGAAAGTAA
- the atpD gene encoding F0F1 ATP synthase subunit beta — MAKGRVVQVMGPVVDIEFDRGHLPAIYNAIKIQHKAQSAGERDIDLTVEVATHLGDNLVRAVAMSSTDGLVRGMECVDTGAPISVPVGEVTLGRVFNVLGEPIDLKELGQVERRDPIHRKAPEFVEQATEVEILETGIKVIDLLAPYIKGGKIGLFGGAGVGKTVTIQELINNIAQEHGGISVFAGVGERTREGNDLYHEMKDAGVLPKTAMVFGQMNEPPGARLRVALTGLTMAEYFRDEEGRDVLLFIDNIFRFTQAGSEVSALLGRMPSAVGYQPTLATEMGQLQERITSTKKGSVTSIQAIYVPADDYTDPAPATTFAHLDATTNLERSIAELGIFPAVDPLASTSRALSPDIVGQEHYDVARGVQKILQRYKELQDIIAILGMDELSDEDKQIVARARRIQRFLSQSFHVAEQFTGNPGQYVPLKDTVRSFKEILEGKHDHLPEGAFLYAGTIEDVVERAKNMA; from the coding sequence ATGGCGAAAGGACGCGTGGTACAGGTAATGGGCCCGGTCGTAGACATCGAGTTCGACCGCGGACATTTGCCTGCCATTTACAATGCGATCAAGATTCAACATAAAGCTCAAAGTGCCGGAGAACGTGACATTGATTTGACCGTTGAGGTTGCTACTCACCTGGGTGACAATCTGGTTCGTGCCGTTGCGATGTCCTCCACCGATGGTCTGGTGCGCGGCATGGAGTGTGTGGATACAGGTGCGCCGATCTCTGTTCCTGTCGGTGAGGTTACGCTGGGCCGCGTATTTAACGTACTCGGTGAGCCGATCGACCTGAAAGAACTGGGTCAGGTAGAGCGCCGCGACCCGATCCACCGCAAAGCTCCTGAGTTTGTCGAGCAAGCGACGGAAGTAGAAATCCTGGAAACAGGGATCAAGGTTATTGACCTTTTGGCTCCTTACATCAAGGGTGGTAAGATCGGTCTCTTCGGTGGTGCCGGTGTAGGGAAAACCGTTACGATCCAAGAGCTGATCAACAACATCGCGCAAGAGCACGGCGGTATCTCCGTATTCGCCGGCGTTGGCGAGCGCACCCGTGAAGGTAACGACTTGTACCATGAGATGAAAGACGCAGGCGTTCTGCCGAAAACCGCGATGGTGTTCGGTCAGATGAACGAACCGCCTGGTGCCCGTCTTCGCGTGGCTCTGACCGGTCTGACCATGGCGGAATACTTCCGTGATGAAGAAGGCCGCGACGTGCTTCTGTTTATCGACAACATCTTCCGCTTTACCCAAGCGGGTTCTGAAGTTTCTGCACTCCTCGGCCGTATGCCTTCCGCGGTAGGTTACCAACCGACGCTGGCAACCGAGATGGGTCAGCTGCAAGAGCGCATTACCTCTACGAAAAAAGGTTCGGTTACCTCCATCCAAGCGATTTACGTTCCGGCGGACGACTATACAGACCCGGCGCCAGCAACGACATTTGCTCACTTGGACGCAACCACGAACCTGGAGCGTTCTATCGCCGAGCTGGGGATCTTCCCTGCGGTAGACCCGCTCGCATCCACGTCCCGCGCGCTGTCTCCTGATATCGTGGGTCAAGAGCACTACGATGTAGCCCGCGGCGTTCAAAAAATCCTGCAGCGCTACAAAGAACTGCAAGACATCATCGCGATTCTGGGTATGGACGAGCTGAGCGACGAAGACAAGCAAATCGTGGCGCGCGCTCGCCGCATCCAACGTTTCTTGTCCCAATCCTTCCACGTTGCCGAGCAGTTCACCGGTAACCCAGGCCAATACGTGCCATTGAAGGACACCGTTCGCAGCTTCAAGGAAATCCTCGAAGGCAAGCACGATCATCTGCCAGAGGGTGCATTCCTCTATGCAGGTACGATCGAAGACGTGGTAGAACGTGCTAAGAACATGGCGTAA
- the atpG gene encoding ATP synthase F1 subunit gamma, which translates to MAKGIREIRRRIKSVKNTRQITKAMKMVAAAKLRRNQEKALAARPYADKIQEVIASIASGTTGSKHPMLQSRPVKKTGYIVITSDRGLAGGYNGNMIRTVIQTINEKHKSKDEYGIFVLGRKGRDFFTKRNYPVIDEVTGLPENPAFSDIKKIASAAVQLFADEQIDELYLCYNKFQSAISQVPTVRRLLPLEAPENKGGNGANYEYEPSAEEVLADLLPKYAETLVYSALLEAKASEEGSRMTAMGNATDNATDMISRYTLMYNRARQAAITQEISEIVAGANAQA; encoded by the coding sequence TTGGCTAAAGGAATACGTGAGATTCGACGCCGTATCAAGAGCGTAAAGAATACGCGCCAGATTACGAAGGCGATGAAGATGGTGGCGGCTGCAAAGCTTCGCCGCAACCAGGAGAAAGCATTGGCGGCTCGTCCGTATGCAGACAAGATCCAGGAAGTGATCGCCAGCATCGCGAGCGGCACCACTGGCTCCAAGCATCCGATGCTGCAATCCCGACCTGTGAAAAAGACAGGCTACATTGTCATCACCTCTGACCGCGGTCTTGCGGGCGGCTACAACGGAAACATGATTCGTACCGTCATTCAGACGATCAATGAGAAGCACAAGTCCAAGGATGAGTACGGCATTTTTGTACTGGGCCGAAAAGGACGCGACTTCTTTACAAAACGGAATTACCCTGTGATCGATGAGGTAACCGGACTTCCGGAGAATCCCGCTTTCTCCGATATCAAAAAGATTGCCAGCGCGGCTGTTCAACTGTTCGCGGACGAGCAGATTGACGAGCTGTATCTGTGCTACAACAAGTTCCAAAGTGCAATCTCACAAGTGCCGACCGTAAGACGTCTGCTTCCGTTGGAGGCACCTGAAAATAAGGGCGGCAACGGCGCGAATTACGAGTACGAGCCGTCTGCGGAAGAAGTCCTGGCTGATCTCCTTCCGAAGTACGCGGAAACATTGGTATACAGCGCGCTTCTCGAAGCGAAGGCTTCCGAGGAAGGCTCCCGGATGACGGCGATGGGCAACGCGACGGACAACGCGACGGACATGATCAGTCGCTACACCCTGATGTACAACCGCGCCCGTCAGGCTGCGATTACGCAAGAGATCTCGGAGATTGTCGCCGGTGCAAACGCACAGGCATAA
- the atpA gene encoding F0F1 ATP synthase subunit alpha, with product MSAIRPEEISSLIKERIANFTSEIEVVDVGTVIQVGDGIARVHGLEKAMAGELLEFQNGVMGMVLNLEEDNVGVVILGPFRDIKEGDTVKRTGRVMEVPVGEALVGRVVNPLGQPIDGLGPINTTEFRAIESPAPGVMARKSVHEPLQTGIKAIDSMIPIGRGQRELIIGDRQTGKTSVALDTIINQKGNGMICIYVAIGQKQSTVAGIVETLRKHGALDYTIIVSATASDPAPMLYLAPYAGVTMGEYFMYKGGHVLCVYDDLSKQAAAYREMSLLLRRPPGREAYPGDVFYLHSRLLERAAKLSDDLGAGSLTALPFIETQAGDISAYIPTNVISITDGQIFLETDLFNAGQRPAVNTGLSVSRVGGAAQIKAMKKVAGPLKLELAQYRELAAFAQFGSDLDKATQARLTRGERLMEIMKQGQFDPMPVEKQVAVIYTATRGFLDDIPIEDVRRFEKELLSYLESNKPELLEHIRTTKELPDEKEFNAAIEEFKKGFSVTR from the coding sequence GTGAGTGCAATCAGACCAGAAGAGATTAGCTCCCTCATCAAAGAGCGGATCGCTAATTTTACATCTGAAATCGAAGTCGTGGACGTAGGTACGGTCATCCAGGTTGGTGACGGTATTGCACGTGTTCACGGTTTGGAAAAAGCAATGGCCGGGGAGCTCCTCGAGTTCCAAAACGGCGTAATGGGTATGGTACTCAACTTGGAAGAAGATAACGTGGGTGTCGTTATTCTTGGTCCGTTCCGTGACATTAAAGAAGGCGATACAGTAAAACGTACCGGCCGCGTTATGGAAGTGCCTGTAGGCGAAGCACTCGTAGGCCGCGTAGTTAACCCGCTCGGTCAGCCGATTGACGGCCTCGGCCCGATCAACACGACCGAATTCCGTGCAATTGAAAGCCCGGCTCCGGGTGTTATGGCTCGTAAATCCGTTCATGAGCCGCTGCAAACGGGGATCAAAGCGATCGACTCGATGATCCCGATCGGTCGCGGACAGCGCGAATTGATCATTGGTGACCGTCAAACCGGTAAAACCTCTGTGGCACTCGACACGATCATCAACCAAAAAGGCAATGGCATGATTTGTATCTACGTGGCTATCGGTCAGAAGCAATCGACCGTTGCCGGCATCGTAGAAACCCTGCGCAAGCATGGCGCTCTGGACTATACCATCATCGTTTCCGCGACGGCTTCCGATCCGGCTCCGATGCTGTACCTGGCTCCATACGCAGGTGTTACCATGGGTGAATACTTCATGTACAAAGGCGGCCACGTCCTGTGCGTATACGACGACCTGTCCAAACAGGCTGCCGCTTACCGTGAAATGTCCCTCTTGCTCCGCCGTCCTCCAGGCCGCGAAGCCTATCCGGGTGACGTTTTCTACCTGCACTCCCGTCTCCTCGAGCGTGCAGCCAAACTGTCCGATGACCTCGGCGCAGGCTCTCTGACTGCTCTGCCGTTCATCGAGACCCAAGCGGGTGACATCTCCGCTTACATTCCGACCAACGTGATCTCCATCACCGACGGTCAGATCTTCCTCGAGACCGACCTGTTCAACGCGGGTCAACGTCCGGCGGTTAACACCGGTCTGTCCGTATCCCGTGTAGGGGGTGCGGCGCAAATCAAGGCGATGAAAAAGGTAGCGGGTCCGCTCAAGCTCGAGCTGGCGCAATACCGCGAGCTGGCAGCATTTGCTCAGTTCGGTTCTGACCTGGATAAAGCGACCCAAGCGCGACTCACTCGCGGTGAGCGCTTGATGGAAATCATGAAACAAGGCCAATTCGATCCAATGCCGGTTGAGAAACAGGTAGCGGTCATCTATACCGCAACCAGAGGCTTCCTCGACGATATTCCGATCGAAGACGTGCGCCGTTTTGAAAAGGAGCTCCTGTCCTACCTGGAGTCCAACAAGCCTGAGCTGTTGGAGCATATCCGCACGACGAAAGAGCTTCCGGATGAAAAAGAATTCAACGCAGCGATCGAAGAGTTCAAAAAAGGCTTTTCGGTCACTCGCTAA
- a CDS encoding F0F1 ATP synthase subunit delta, which produces MSGAVGKRYARALFEIASERGVIDQVEADLGAVVQAIEQNADLSKILLHPHIAADAKTKLVDDLFKNHISAEVYNFLAVLIEKGRETEIALIQQAFVKLANEARGIADAVVTSALPLSEEEQTELAEKFSQRINKKLRLTNVVDPSILGGIVVRIGDRLYDGSIKTKLENFAHQQ; this is translated from the coding sequence ATGAGCGGCGCGGTAGGAAAGCGCTATGCTCGCGCTTTGTTTGAAATCGCAAGCGAGCGTGGAGTGATCGATCAGGTGGAAGCTGACCTGGGAGCCGTTGTGCAAGCGATCGAGCAAAACGCCGATCTGAGCAAAATTTTGCTTCACCCGCACATTGCAGCGGACGCAAAAACAAAGCTGGTTGATGATTTGTTCAAAAATCACATCAGCGCCGAAGTGTACAATTTTCTCGCCGTTTTGATTGAGAAAGGGCGAGAGACCGAAATCGCACTGATTCAGCAAGCATTTGTAAAACTGGCGAATGAAGCGCGCGGCATTGCCGACGCAGTGGTGACCAGCGCCCTGCCTCTTTCCGAAGAGGAACAGACGGAGCTGGCCGAGAAGTTCAGCCAGAGAATCAATAAAAAGCTGCGCCTGACGAATGTGGTAGACCCGTCCATCCTTGGCGGGATCGTCGTTCGCATCGGCGACCGCTTGTACGATGGCAGCATCAAGACAAAGCTGGAAAATTTCGCGCATCAACAATAA
- the atpF gene encoding F0F1 ATP synthase subunit B, translating into MLDFGAVSLEWGTLLFQVIIFIILIIAVAKYATKPIADVLERRRQHVENEIASAERNRAEAEALLSEQRRLLEEARVEAKAVIERATKQAATESAKIVADAQEATERMKAEASKELAREVEKAKAELRDQMAGLSVMLASKIIEKELDEATQKSVVDKFMAQVGDRL; encoded by the coding sequence ATGCTTGACTTTGGAGCTGTATCCCTGGAATGGGGCACGTTACTGTTCCAAGTGATCATTTTCATCATCCTGATCATCGCTGTAGCCAAGTACGCTACCAAGCCGATCGCGGATGTACTAGAGCGTCGCCGGCAACACGTAGAAAACGAAATCGCCTCTGCCGAGCGCAATCGCGCAGAAGCGGAAGCTCTTCTGAGTGAACAACGCCGCCTGCTGGAAGAGGCTCGCGTCGAAGCGAAAGCCGTTATCGAGCGCGCCACCAAGCAAGCTGCTACGGAGTCGGCGAAAATTGTTGCCGATGCCCAAGAGGCGACCGAGCGCATGAAAGCAGAAGCAAGCAAAGAACTGGCTCGCGAAGTGGAAAAAGCGAAAGCGGAACTGCGCGACCAAATGGCGGGCCTGTCAGTGATGCTCGCTTCCAAAATCATCGAAAAAGAGCTGGATGAAGCCACGCAAAAATCGGTGGTTGACAAATTTATGGCACAAGTGGGAGATCGCTTATGA
- the atpE gene encoding F0F1 ATP synthase subunit C gives MEGLGLALAIGIVFGLAAFGGALGASLVISRTIEGVARQPEARGNLMGLMFLGMGLVEAIPIIAVAVGFILYGRLG, from the coding sequence ATGGAAGGTTTAGGTCTTGCTCTTGCAATTGGTATCGTATTTGGTCTTGCAGCATTTGGTGGCGCTCTGGGCGCTAGCTTGGTAATTTCTCGCACAATCGAAGGCGTAGCTCGTCAACCAGAAGCTCGTGGTAACCTGATGGGTCTCATGTTCCTCGGTATGGGTCTCGTAGAGGCGATTCCGATTATCGCTGTAGCGGTTGGCTTCATTCTCTATGGCCGACTTGGCTAA
- the atpB gene encoding F0F1 ATP synthase subunit A, translated as MGHHYTLRFRLFDMVFDVSTMIMTVLTALIVFIFMYAMTRKLETGVPGRKQNAIEWVFDFVKNVGAGYMDPKKVMMLMTLGLTLFLYIFFGNQLGVILNVNTLHKGEVSPAVMDMLAIANTPELEEKRRAVVEHELANEGVHIVWWKSPTATPSVTFGLALVVLLYSHYLGIRKSPGGWFKHTFLNPIHILEEFVIKPLTLPLRLFGNLFAKEVMISFLLSGGLLAALPLFIWLGYSVFVGAIQAFIFLTLSMVYISQHVNDEH; from the coding sequence ATGGGGCATCATTATACCTTGCGATTTCGGTTATTCGACATGGTTTTTGACGTATCGACGATGATCATGACGGTCCTTACCGCGTTAATCGTCTTTATTTTCATGTATGCCATGACTCGCAAGCTGGAAACCGGCGTTCCCGGTAGAAAGCAAAATGCAATTGAATGGGTTTTTGACTTTGTCAAAAACGTCGGGGCAGGTTACATGGACCCGAAAAAGGTCATGATGTTAATGACGTTGGGGCTCACGCTGTTTCTCTACATTTTCTTCGGAAACCAGCTGGGTGTTATCCTCAATGTAAATACGCTGCACAAGGGCGAAGTGAGTCCAGCAGTCATGGATATGCTGGCGATTGCCAACACGCCTGAGCTCGAAGAGAAGCGCAGAGCAGTGGTCGAACATGAACTGGCCAACGAAGGAGTTCACATCGTTTGGTGGAAATCTCCGACTGCTACGCCGAGCGTCACATTTGGTCTGGCATTGGTCGTTCTGCTCTATTCTCATTATCTGGGCATTCGCAAAAGTCCGGGTGGTTGGTTTAAGCATACGTTCTTGAATCCAATCCATATTCTTGAGGAATTTGTCATTAAACCACTGACGTTGCCGTTGCGACTGTTCGGTAACCTGTTTGCAAAAGAAGTCATGATTTCCTTTTTGCTAAGCGGTGGTTTGCTCGCCGCGCTGCCATTGTTCATATGGCTGGGTTACTCCGTCTTCGTAGGTGCGATTCAGGCGTTTATTTTCTTGACGCTGTCAATGGTGTATATTTCGCAGCACGTCAATGACGAACACTAG
- a CDS encoding AtpZ/AtpI family protein, translating into MAKFDSPWRAIGFAGLVGIDFAICIVAGVLIGRYVDRLLSTNPWCMLIGLLLGLATGVYSVYRLIRPYL; encoded by the coding sequence TTGGCGAAATTTGATAGTCCCTGGCGAGCAATTGGTTTTGCAGGCTTGGTTGGCATAGATTTTGCCATCTGCATCGTGGCAGGTGTATTGATCGGCAGATACGTGGATCGCTTGTTGTCCACAAATCCCTGGTGCATGCTGATTGGATTGCTTCTGGGTCTTGCAACGGGCGTGTACAGTGTCTATCGATTGATTCGCCCTTACCTCTAG
- a CDS encoding acetyl-CoA C-acetyltransferase, producing MSQREIVIASAVRTAIGSFQGTLATVSATQLGAIVLEAALERAGVAKEAVDEVIMGNVLQAGHGQNPARQAAIKAGLPQEVPAMTINKVCGSGLKAVHLAVQSILSGDAEVVLAGGMENMSQAPYLMEGARSGYRMGDQKVVDSMIRDGLWCAFNDYHMGITAENLCERYGLTREEQDEFAAWSQEKAQRAISEGRFQEEIVPVPIPQRKGDPVLFATDEFPRAGVTAEALAKLRPAFKKDGTVTAGNASGINDGAAAVLVMSGEKARELGVKPLARIVANASAGVDPSIMGIGPVPATQRVLAKAGLTLDQIDLIEANEAFAVQSLAVGKELGIDKEKLNVNGGAIALGHPIGASGARILVTLVHELGKRSGAKYGLATLCIGGGQGVATVVESLEN from the coding sequence ATGAGTCAAAGGGAAATCGTGATTGCTAGCGCAGTTCGCACGGCCATCGGGAGTTTTCAAGGTACGCTGGCAACTGTAAGCGCTACCCAATTGGGAGCGATTGTGCTCGAAGCGGCTCTGGAACGCGCCGGAGTAGCCAAAGAGGCCGTAGATGAAGTGATTATGGGGAACGTTCTGCAGGCGGGCCACGGCCAGAATCCGGCCCGCCAGGCAGCGATCAAGGCGGGTCTGCCGCAAGAGGTTCCTGCGATGACGATCAACAAGGTGTGCGGCTCCGGTCTCAAAGCGGTCCATCTGGCGGTACAGTCCATTCTCTCCGGGGATGCCGAGGTCGTACTCGCAGGCGGCATGGAAAATATGAGCCAGGCCCCTTATCTCATGGAAGGCGCTCGCAGCGGCTATCGCATGGGCGATCAAAAAGTAGTCGACAGCATGATCCGCGACGGCCTTTGGTGCGCATTCAACGACTATCATATGGGAATCACGGCGGAAAACCTCTGCGAGCGGTATGGCCTGACGCGTGAGGAACAGGATGAGTTTGCCGCCTGGAGCCAGGAAAAGGCCCAGCGCGCCATCAGCGAAGGGCGCTTCCAGGAAGAGATCGTCCCCGTTCCGATTCCGCAGAGAAAAGGAGATCCGGTACTGTTCGCGACCGACGAATTCCCGCGTGCGGGAGTGACCGCGGAAGCGCTGGCCAAGCTCCGCCCAGCCTTTAAGAAAGACGGTACGGTCACAGCGGGCAATGCTTCCGGCATCAACGACGGGGCGGCCGCGGTTTTGGTCATGTCCGGGGAAAAAGCGCGTGAGCTGGGCGTAAAACCGCTGGCTCGCATCGTGGCCAATGCCAGTGCCGGCGTAGATCCGAGCATCATGGGAATTGGGCCGGTGCCAGCTACCCAGCGCGTTCTCGCCAAAGCGGGGCTGACTCTCGATCAAATCGACCTGATTGAAGCCAACGAGGCGTTTGCCGTCCAATCGCTGGCTGTCGGCAAAGAATTGGGCATCGACAAAGAGAAACTGAACGTCAACGGCGGGGCGATCGCACTCGGCCATCCGATCGGCGCGAGCGGGGCCAGGATCCTGGTAACGCTCGTACATGAATTAGGCAAGCGATCTGGGGCAAAATATGGATTGGCTACCCTTTGCATCGGCGGCGGCCAAGGCGTGGCGACTGTCGTAGAAAGCCTGGAAAACTAA